The Streptomyces sp. NBC_01775 genome includes a region encoding these proteins:
- a CDS encoding sulfite exporter TauE/SafE family protein — protein sequence MAVTDLWELGLLAVVGLLAGAVNAVAGGGSMISFPVLVAVGVPPVTANVTNSVAALPGYLGGSLGYRAELAGQGRQVGRLALVGVPGAIGGALTLLAVSDEVFRAVVPWLVLASAVMLAAQPRLAALAARRGAGPNRIGLLSSQFVVAFYGGFFVAGLGIVMLAVLGVFLTGTTHRLNALKGVLSLIVGSVSALAFVALTSVAWGPALLLAVTGLVGGRLGVWAARRISPSALRRAVAVWGVGVATALEVSLHVS from the coding sequence GTGGCGGTGACCGATCTGTGGGAGCTCGGGCTCCTGGCCGTGGTCGGCCTGCTGGCCGGCGCTGTGAACGCGGTGGCAGGCGGGGGCTCGATGATCTCTTTCCCCGTGCTGGTGGCCGTGGGTGTCCCGCCGGTCACGGCGAACGTCACCAACTCTGTCGCGGCCCTGCCTGGCTACCTCGGCGGCTCGCTCGGCTACCGGGCCGAGCTGGCAGGCCAGGGCCGGCAAGTCGGCAGACTCGCCCTGGTCGGGGTGCCCGGCGCGATCGGCGGGGCGCTCACCTTGCTCGCGGTGAGCGACGAGGTGTTCCGCGCCGTCGTGCCGTGGCTGGTTCTCGCGTCCGCCGTGATGCTCGCCGCGCAACCCCGGCTCGCCGCCTTGGCAGCGCGGCGCGGTGCCGGGCCGAACCGGATCGGACTGCTGTCCTCGCAGTTCGTGGTGGCCTTCTACGGCGGCTTCTTCGTCGCAGGGCTCGGCATCGTCATGCTGGCGGTCCTCGGCGTGTTCCTGACCGGCACGACACATCGACTCAACGCCCTCAAGGGCGTGCTCTCGCTCATCGTCGGGTCGGTGTCCGCTCTCGCGTTCGTCGCTCTCACCTCGGTGGCCTGGGGCCCTGCCCTGCTCCTGGCCGTCACCGGACTCGTCGGCGGCCGACTGGGCGTGTGGGCCGCGCGGCGCATATCGCCGTCGGCACTGCGCCGGGCGGTCGCCGTGTGGGGTGTGGGTGTCGCCACAGCACTGGAAGTGAGCTTGCATGTTTCCTGA
- a CDS encoding amidohydrolase family protein: MFPESEDLPERQELVLAGVTAVTMDPRLGDLEHATVIVTDGVITSVTADAHAATPPGATVIDGSGLIALPGFVDTHWHLWNSLLRGSVSDAPGRDYFAVKRALGPHHDLEDFYWAARFALAEAVTAGISTVHNWDHNVRSPEDADVNVSAQLHAGVRGRFSYGPRDSTPADESMDLDDLRRFSARWPAERLDGLLDFGVALRGPYRTPARVCRSEWGAARELGLPITMHCDRCLREEGCRSCGLTRLADEDLLGPDVQIVHAVHASPPDVAALAATGTRVSLSPITELRTMGFPLFSELFKAGVPVSLSTDTLAMPTAPDVFTTLRTVEAVEAARTGSSEVTPRRLLQMATLEGAQDLGLGDVTGSITPGKRADLLLVDARTPNLLPSGDPAEALVRQGRATDIVTVVVDGRVLLDRGRLTQPSARAAISGADDRRDVLVARARAAGDWK; this comes from the coding sequence ATGTTTCCTGAATCCGAAGACCTGCCCGAGCGTCAGGAGCTGGTCCTGGCCGGCGTCACTGCGGTCACGATGGACCCGCGACTGGGCGACCTTGAGCACGCGACGGTGATCGTGACCGATGGCGTGATCACCTCGGTCACCGCCGACGCGCACGCGGCCACCCCACCCGGCGCCACGGTGATCGACGGGAGCGGACTCATCGCGTTGCCCGGCTTCGTCGACACGCACTGGCACCTGTGGAACAGCCTGCTGCGCGGCTCCGTCAGCGACGCGCCCGGCCGCGACTACTTCGCCGTCAAGCGCGCGCTCGGCCCGCACCACGACCTTGAGGACTTCTACTGGGCCGCCCGGTTCGCTCTCGCCGAGGCGGTCACCGCCGGCATCTCCACCGTGCACAACTGGGATCACAACGTCCGCTCGCCCGAGGACGCTGATGTCAACGTCAGCGCCCAGCTCCATGCCGGCGTCCGCGGCCGGTTCTCGTACGGACCGCGCGACTCCACCCCGGCCGACGAGTCGATGGACCTCGACGACCTCCGGCGCTTCTCCGCGCGCTGGCCCGCCGAGCGGCTCGACGGCCTGCTGGACTTCGGTGTGGCGCTGCGCGGCCCCTACCGCACGCCGGCCCGGGTCTGCCGGAGCGAATGGGGAGCCGCCCGTGAGCTGGGCCTGCCGATCACCATGCACTGTGACCGCTGCCTGCGCGAGGAGGGCTGCCGTTCCTGCGGCCTCACCCGGCTCGCCGACGAGGACCTGCTCGGACCCGACGTGCAGATCGTGCACGCCGTCCACGCCTCGCCGCCCGACGTCGCCGCGCTGGCCGCCACCGGCACGCGCGTGTCGCTCAGCCCGATCACGGAGCTGCGCACCATGGGCTTCCCCCTGTTCAGCGAGTTGTTCAAGGCTGGGGTGCCCGTGTCGTTGTCGACGGACACCCTGGCCATGCCGACCGCACCTGATGTGTTCACGACGCTGCGCACCGTGGAGGCCGTCGAAGCCGCCCGAACCGGGTCGTCCGAGGTCACGCCGCGCCGGCTGTTGCAGATGGCAACGCTCGAGGGCGCGCAGGACCTCGGCCTCGGCGACGTGACCGGGTCGATCACCCCCGGCAAACGGGCCGACCTGCTGCTGGTCGACGCCCGCACCCCCAACCTCCTGCCGTCGGGCGACCCGGCCGAGGCGCTGGTCCGGCAGGGCCGAGCCACCGACATCGTCACGGTCGTCGTCGACGGCCGGGTACTGCTCGACCGGGGCCGGCTCACCCAGCCCTCGGCGCGAGCCGCGATCTCCGGCGCCGATGACCGCCGCGACGTGCTCGTCGCGCGGGCCCGTGCCGCCGGTGACTGGAAATGA
- a CDS encoding MFS transporter produces the protein MTISAASARPAPPAVVGAPAVAMYGLLLLAYSVNAMDRMVFPVLLSEVRQEYGFSLDQSGLQSTIFALGMGIVGIPAGIALARFGRKLLVVIGTAAFSAATVLTVFSTGFADMLVWRVLSGVGEALQLAAILTVAAGAFPRHRGLAIGAVNMAFATGSVVGPVAATALLDHYGTWHAPMFAFGALGLLVTIAVVFFVPRRFTEATGEQTREHTVGGSRSVLRWNPMLLAAITVLFGLADFAYIGLYATYLRDELGFTSGQAGLAVGLSGLAAFASPLGGWLTDRVDPRVCLGSMNTLAAAAAAALFLGPHDPAWQAVLSFLFGLFASGGAYVALAGLLVKSVQPAIAGHGSGMFITCVYVAAGVSGWVFSRFVAALGWTGAGLVQITGFSLAGALLALLLRPALFSTTARSEFS, from the coding sequence ATGACCATCAGTGCGGCATCGGCCCGGCCCGCGCCCCCCGCCGTCGTGGGCGCCCCCGCTGTCGCCATGTACGGACTGCTCCTGCTGGCGTACTCGGTGAACGCGATGGACCGGATGGTCTTCCCCGTCCTGCTCTCCGAGGTCCGGCAGGAATACGGATTCAGCCTCGACCAGTCCGGCTTGCAGTCCACGATCTTCGCCCTGGGAATGGGGATCGTCGGCATACCCGCCGGAATCGCACTCGCCCGCTTCGGCCGCAAGTTGCTCGTCGTCATCGGCACCGCCGCCTTCTCCGCCGCGACCGTGCTGACGGTCTTCAGCACCGGCTTCGCCGACATGCTGGTCTGGCGGGTGCTCTCCGGTGTCGGTGAAGCGCTGCAACTGGCCGCGATACTGACCGTCGCCGCAGGAGCCTTCCCACGTCACCGGGGACTGGCGATCGGGGCCGTGAACATGGCGTTCGCCACCGGCTCGGTCGTCGGGCCCGTGGCGGCAACCGCTCTCCTGGACCATTACGGCACATGGCACGCGCCGATGTTCGCGTTCGGCGCGCTGGGCCTGCTCGTGACCATCGCGGTGGTCTTCTTCGTGCCGCGCCGGTTCACCGAGGCGACCGGCGAGCAGACGCGGGAGCACACTGTCGGCGGGTCCCGTTCGGTCCTGAGATGGAATCCGATGCTGCTCGCCGCCATCACCGTGCTGTTCGGTCTCGCCGACTTCGCCTACATCGGCCTCTACGCGACCTACCTTCGCGACGAACTCGGCTTCACCTCGGGCCAGGCCGGTCTCGCCGTCGGGCTGTCCGGGCTGGCCGCGTTCGCCTCGCCACTCGGCGGCTGGCTCACCGACCGGGTCGACCCGCGCGTCTGCCTCGGCTCGATGAACACGCTGGCCGCCGCGGCGGCAGCCGCGCTGTTCCTCGGCCCGCACGATCCGGCCTGGCAGGCCGTGCTCTCGTTCCTGTTCGGGCTGTTCGCCAGCGGCGGGGCGTACGTCGCCCTCGCCGGCCTGCTGGTGAAGTCCGTTCAACCCGCCATCGCGGGACATGGCTCGGGCATGTTCATCACCTGCGTCTACGTTGCCGCCGGCGTCTCCGGCTGGGTCTTCAGCCGGTTCGTGGCCGCCCTCGGGTGGACCGGTGCCGGACTCGTGCAGATCACCGGCTTCTCCCTGGCCGGCGCGCTGCTCGCCCTGCTGCTGCGCCCGGCCCTGTTCAGCACCACAGCCCGATCGGAGTTCTCATGA
- a CDS encoding fumarylacetoacetate hydrolase family protein: protein MTLLFTPPTVSVPVSGIAERFPVRRVYCVGRNYVDHVREMREGDERDDPFFFQKPADAVVGGDTPVPYPPRTSDFQFEGELVVAIGAEGVDVPAAQALELVFGFAAGIDLTRRDRQRDCRERRISWEAGKAFDASAPCGPITPRESAGDLATAELRLAVNGEVRQRTPLALMIWNVAEIIAHLSTDYRLRAGDLVYTGTPAGVDSLVPGDVVRAEVSGLAPLSVTITENGSHHDAR from the coding sequence ATGACGCTGCTGTTCACGCCACCGACCGTGTCGGTGCCCGTCTCCGGAATCGCCGAGCGTTTCCCCGTGCGCCGGGTCTACTGTGTCGGCCGCAACTACGTCGACCACGTCCGCGAGATGCGCGAGGGCGACGAGCGGGACGACCCGTTCTTCTTCCAGAAGCCGGCTGACGCGGTCGTCGGCGGCGACACCCCGGTGCCCTACCCGCCCCGCACCTCCGACTTCCAGTTCGAGGGCGAACTCGTCGTGGCGATCGGCGCCGAGGGCGTCGACGTACCTGCGGCGCAGGCGCTGGAGCTGGTGTTCGGCTTCGCGGCCGGTATCGACCTGACCCGCCGCGACCGTCAGCGTGACTGCCGGGAGCGGCGGATCTCCTGGGAGGCCGGCAAGGCATTCGACGCCTCCGCGCCGTGCGGGCCGATCACCCCCCGCGAGTCGGCGGGCGACCTCGCCACGGCCGAACTGCGGCTCGCGGTCAACGGCGAGGTCCGCCAGCGCACCCCGCTCGCGCTGATGATCTGGAACGTCGCCGAGATCATCGCTCACCTGTCCACCGACTACCGGCTCCGCGCCGGCGACCTTGTCTACACCGGCACACCCGCCGGCGTCGACTCGCTCGTCCCGGGGGACGTCGTCCGCGCCGAAGTCAGCGGCCTCGCACCGCTGTCCGTCACCATCACCGAGAACGGGAGTCACCACGATGCCCGGTAA
- a CDS encoding polysaccharide deacetylase family protein, producing the protein MPGNAGMKPTERIDYDPVEGRAALHLPDGARVAVWLIVNIEEWSDTEPMPRTVLSPPAGGVPSPDVPNWAWHEYGNRVGFWRMLRVIDQHGIPAVLAVNGSAITAYPQITEAALRRRWEFIGHGFTQKNMQKVPDERLDIQRTRDAITTAAGKPPRGWLGPGLTETWETPDLLAEEGYEYVCDWVLDDQPTQLRTRTTPIVNVPYTQECNDVAMMLIQHHAADEYRRRAVDQFDQLLADARADGSARVMALVVHPYIMGAPHRLKYLDLALQHIRSHAEATFCTGGRIHDWYTGRTAAE; encoded by the coding sequence ATGCCCGGTAACGCCGGCATGAAGCCCACCGAGCGGATCGACTACGACCCCGTCGAGGGGCGCGCTGCCCTGCACCTTCCGGACGGGGCACGCGTAGCCGTCTGGCTCATCGTCAACATCGAGGAGTGGTCGGACACCGAGCCGATGCCGCGCACCGTACTCTCCCCGCCGGCCGGCGGGGTGCCCTCGCCGGACGTACCGAACTGGGCCTGGCACGAGTACGGCAACCGAGTCGGATTCTGGCGGATGCTCCGGGTGATCGACCAGCACGGCATCCCCGCGGTCCTCGCCGTCAACGGCTCCGCGATCACCGCCTACCCGCAGATCACCGAGGCCGCCCTCCGGCGCCGGTGGGAGTTCATCGGCCACGGCTTCACACAGAAGAACATGCAGAAGGTGCCCGACGAGCGGCTCGACATCCAGCGCACCCGCGACGCGATCACCACCGCAGCGGGCAAGCCGCCCCGCGGCTGGCTCGGCCCAGGTCTCACCGAGACCTGGGAGACCCCCGACCTGTTGGCCGAAGAGGGCTACGAGTACGTCTGCGACTGGGTGCTGGACGACCAGCCGACCCAACTGCGCACCCGCACCACTCCCATCGTCAACGTGCCCTACACACAGGAGTGCAACGACGTGGCGATGATGCTCATCCAGCACCACGCCGCCGACGAGTACCGGCGCCGTGCCGTCGACCAGTTCGATCAGCTCCTCGCCGACGCCCGCGCCGACGGCTCCGCGCGCGTCATGGCACTGGTCGTCCACCCCTACATCATGGGCGCGCCACACCGGCTGAAGTACCTGGACCTGGCCCTGCAACACATCCGCAGCCACGCCGAGGCGACCTTCTGCACAGGCGGGCGGATCCACGACTGGTATACCGGCCGGACCGCCGCAGAGTGA
- a CDS encoding multicopper oxidase family protein, with protein sequence MLTRRNVLRAGAAAGVLSTVPASLVIGGRSGVARAAESPFRVPLKVRTPLRPTRLAGHDFYRLTTREADVTLLPGTRTRIRSFNGVMSPLIVARRGRPVVIEQINSLNVPFSMHLHGGHVPGGSDGHPENEVKPGGKRIFRYPNQQRASTLWIHDHSHHSHAENIYRGLAATYVLTDDFEDRLPLPKGRYDVPLQLRDAKFGENGALDWDLHDFEGRHTLLVNGSPRPYFEVAARKYRLRLVNTSNERLFLLQLGDGEEFTHIGTDGGLLPAPVPTRTLQLWPGERHEIVVDFGRYAVGRKLVLNNTYPYEGEAPEVMRFDVVRTAPDPSSVPATLRSVPDLGTSAVEREFTLSFNARTGEHLINNKPFDTDRVDIRPRLNVTETWRITNADTQFGIPHSLHPHLDAFRILDRNGEPPAAGEAGLKDTITVMAGESARVQLRFTDYTGRFMYHCHMLGHLQMGMMGQMEIGR encoded by the coding sequence GTGCTCACCCGCAGAAACGTGCTCCGTGCCGGCGCCGCCGCCGGTGTCCTGTCCACCGTCCCGGCGAGCCTGGTCATCGGCGGGCGCTCCGGTGTCGCACGCGCCGCCGAGTCGCCGTTCAGGGTGCCGCTGAAGGTGCGGACACCGCTGCGGCCGACCCGGCTGGCGGGCCACGACTTCTACCGGCTCACCACCCGCGAGGCGGACGTCACGCTGCTGCCGGGCACCAGGACCCGCATCCGCTCCTTCAACGGCGTGATGAGCCCGCTGATCGTGGCCAGACGCGGCAGGCCCGTCGTCATCGAGCAGATCAACTCGCTCAACGTGCCCTTCTCCATGCACCTGCACGGCGGCCACGTCCCCGGGGGCTCGGACGGCCACCCCGAGAACGAGGTGAAGCCCGGCGGGAAGCGGATCTTCCGCTACCCGAACCAGCAGCGCGCCTCCACCTTGTGGATCCACGACCACTCGCACCACTCGCACGCGGAGAACATCTACCGCGGCCTGGCCGCCACCTATGTCCTCACCGACGACTTCGAGGACCGGCTGCCGCTGCCCAAGGGGCGCTACGACGTGCCGCTCCAGCTGCGGGACGCCAAGTTCGGCGAGAACGGGGCGCTGGATTGGGACCTGCACGACTTCGAGGGCCGCCACACCCTCCTGGTCAACGGCTCACCCCGCCCCTACTTCGAGGTGGCGGCGCGCAAGTACCGGCTGCGGCTGGTCAACACCTCCAACGAGCGGCTCTTCCTGCTCCAGCTCGGTGACGGCGAGGAGTTCACCCACATCGGCACGGACGGCGGCCTGCTGCCGGCGCCCGTCCCCACCCGGACGCTCCAGCTGTGGCCCGGCGAGCGCCACGAGATCGTCGTGGACTTCGGCCGCTACGCGGTGGGCAGGAAGCTGGTGCTCAACAACACCTACCCGTACGAGGGCGAGGCCCCCGAGGTCATGCGCTTCGACGTGGTGCGCACCGCGCCCGACCCGAGCAGCGTCCCCGCCACCCTGCGGTCCGTCCCGGACCTGGGGACCTCCGCTGTGGAGCGGGAGTTCACCCTCTCCTTCAACGCCCGGACGGGCGAGCACCTCATCAACAACAAGCCGTTCGACACCGACCGGGTCGACATCCGGCCCCGGCTGAACGTCACCGAGACGTGGCGGATCACCAACGCCGACACCCAGTTCGGCATCCCCCACTCGCTGCATCCCCACCTGGACGCTTTCCGCATCCTGGACCGCAACGGCGAACCGCCCGCGGCGGGCGAAGCCGGTCTCAAGGACACCATCACCGTCATGGCCGGCGAGAGCGCCCGGGTCCAGCTCCGGTTCACGGACTACACGGGGCGGTTCATGTACCACTGCCACATGCTGGGGCATCTCCAGATGGGGATGATGGGGCAGATGGAGATCGGTCGCTGA
- a CDS encoding SchA/CurD-like domain-containing protein — MPFAAITYDIKPGYEKEITEIFTGFRRVGSPVVKGEGGEEAARILSTAVFIRDDTMVRVIEYEGDLDVIARHMATQPGVEEVEAKLAPYLTRPRDTDTVEGFVATFRRSLLTCMAQMSVRDK; from the coding sequence ATGCCGTTCGCCGCCATCACCTACGACATCAAGCCCGGCTACGAGAAGGAGATCACCGAGATCTTCACCGGCTTCCGCAGGGTCGGCTCGCCCGTGGTCAAGGGCGAGGGCGGCGAGGAGGCGGCACGCATCCTGTCCACGGCCGTCTTCATCCGCGACGACACGATGGTCCGGGTCATCGAGTACGAGGGCGACCTGGACGTCATCGCCCGCCACATGGCGACCCAGCCGGGGGTCGAGGAGGTGGAGGCGAAGCTGGCCCCGTACCTGACCAGGCCCCGCGACACCGACACCGTCGAGGGCTTCGTGGCCACCTTCCGGCGCAGCCTGCTGACCTGCATGGCGCAGATGTCGGTCCGGGACAAGTAA